In a genomic window of Scyliorhinus torazame isolate Kashiwa2021f chromosome 5, sScyTor2.1, whole genome shotgun sequence:
- the LOC140419425 gene encoding uncharacterized protein — protein sequence MLMSNMERQDDTDTSEKPWICGDCGKAFTCPSKLETHRRVHTGERPFSCSLCGKDFSQSSNLALHQRVHTGERPYTCSVCGKGFIQSYNLALHRRVHTGERPFTCSVCAKGFINSSNLVAHQRVHTGEKPFSCTSCGMSFRLSSTLLKHQRVHTKEKPFNCPDCGRSFRHSGSLIVHQRAHTGERPFTCSMCGKGFTDSCQLLRHERVHTGERPFTCCDCGKGFIDSSQLLKHQRCHK from the coding sequence ATGCTCATGTCCAACATGGAGAGACAAGATGACACCGACACCTCAGAAAAACCATggatatgtggggactgtgggaaggcattcacttgcCCATCCaagttggaaactcatcgacgtgtccacacaggggagaggcccttCAGCTGCTCTTTATGTGGGAAAGAtttcagtcagtcatccaacctagcgttacaccagcgagttcacactggagagaggccgtacacctgctctgtctgtgggaaaggattcattcagtcatacAATCTAGCattacaccggcgagttcacaccggggagagaccattcacctgctctgtatgtgcgaagggattcattaattcatctaaCCTagtggcacaccagcgagttcacactggggagaaaccattcagctgcacctcctgtggaatGAGCTTTAGGCTTTCATCCACTCtgctgaaacatcagcgagttcacacgaaGGAGAAACCATTCAACTGCCCTGACTGTGGAAGGAGCTTCAGGCACTCAGGCAGTCTCATTGTACACCAGcgcgctcacactggggagaggccattcacctgctccatgtgtgggaagggattcacagattCATGCCAACTGCTGAGACatgaacgggttcacactggggagaggccgttcacctgctgcgattgtgggaagggattcattgattcatcccagCTACTGAAACACCAGCGATGTCACAAGTGa